The window CATTTATTTTCATTCAATCATGTTGCAATATAATAAACTTAGCATGTTGATTTAataactctcttttattttatttcttttgaaacctgcTATTCAAAAGTGCAAAGTTTGTGATCCTGTTTTCAACtatttcaacttatcttgcaagattagtttactttatttatttacctttcactttgattttctaaattTATTCAATTTAATCCAAAaccttgtgctattaattggataaatgtcttaactccctcctttcacttgtctttagatgccgcgcttcaagcctgagtacttgttcgGTATTGAGGGATTTGTCCAAGAGCTGCGTGCGATGTCCTTTACCATAGGATTCGGGACTGCCCCtttgtatgcccagattccacatgatcgtgatgaagagaagtgccgtgTCAAGGTCACCTTGAACAGTGATCGTGAAGATATCCCATCGGTGATGTTCAAGGCTGGAGGGGGAAGCTATCCACATgcttgtcaggaggtggcaaggatcgccataggagagctccgcggcCGTTACAATGATctgttggccgacactgagtatcgctaccatcctcgtcagccacagggaagtgaccgtgcgAGCTATGTTGAtcctgaaggaattgagaatgatgctaccacaagacATTTGGTCGAGATGCTGTGGGCCATGGATGAGTCCCGCGTTGAAATCGTGTCAGCTGCTCAAGCTCGTGAAGACCGGAACCGTGGTAAGATCTGCAAGCTAGAGGGCAAGGTTGATCGTCTGGAGAAGGAATTGGCCGAATTGAAGGGAGAAGCGCCACCACAGAAGGCCAGGGTTCGTCTTACCGCTAGGAAGAGAGCTCTTTTTGTTCCCCGCTACCAGTTGGCGCCCAAGGTTCATGTGGTGTCAAGAGAAGCTGTCCCAGTGGATCCTCCTGTCGTTAATTTAAGcgatgatgaggaagaagattcAAAGCGCACCCATTCAAAGGTTGAGTGGGGTGCTACTCAAGATAATAaggacgagccgaacgagccttcactCAACTCCGATGCCAGGAAGACCTAGACGTCTTGATTAAGTCGTTGCCTTAgttcgttgtgttagtttgcttgtttaagtttggttgtgtgtgagGGTCTTGCATGTGGTttacatcattggtgggatgtaaATGCATGCGTTTGAttgctttcgagtgttaggaagttTGAGTTAAGTGGTGTAAGAGTCTTCAGTTttatgtaataatgaaactaagTTCAGATCAATAAAAGTCAAGTTAGTAGGAATTAATTCCCTGTCATAAGTAGTTTTCCCCcttgtttctcttcttgtgttcttgcctatgccagatggtgaacaccgGCAGCAATGGAAATGGGCCCAACAACAacatcatcaacaacaacaacaatggagagaatcccacgctTGCCCAAGTCCTAGCTCAACAGGCGCAGCTCATGAATATGATGATGCAACAACTCTAGAACCAACAGAACCAGGGGAACAATCATGCTCCTCCTCAGAACAAGTTTGCAGAATTTCTTCGCGTGAGGCCACCTACTTTTTCTAGCACTACCAATCTGGTTGAGGCCGGTGATTGGCTGCACACCATAGAAAAGAAGTTGGAcctgcttcagtgcactgaCCAAGAAAAAGTCTCCTTTGCTTCACATCAGCTTCATGGCCCTGCCTTTGagtggtgggatcatttccgtCTCAACAGGGCTACTGCTGAACCAATCACTTGGCTTGAGTTCACTGCTGCTTTCAGGAAGACTCATGTACCATCgagagtggtgtctctcaagaagaaggagttcagggcGCTCACTCAGGGATCCCGTTCTGTCACCGAGTACATGCATGAATTCAATCGTCTGGCCCGTTATGCTCCGAAGGATGTGCGTACAAATGAAGAGCatcaagagaagttcttggaagggttgaatgatgagctttcttacccgcTGATGACTGGAGATTATTCTGATTTCCAGGAGTTGGTGGATAAGGCCATTCGTCAAGAAGATAAGTACAACCGAGTGGAATAGAAGAAACGcaggattgctcacttcaaagCTCAGCAAGGGAATAGTCAGAGGTCGCTTCTCACTATGGGACCTCAGGCAGTGTCACAGGGAGGATCTTCGTCTGTTGTTTGTCCACAGCGTcagttctacaacaacaataacaaccgcaaccaagctccacgtcctgttgcaacTCCAGTCCAGCACCAGCCTGTCAAGAGGGAGCAAGAAAACAAGCCAGGggtgtgcttcaactgtggtgAACCAGGTCATTAttctgacaagtgtccgaagcctcGACGTGTGAAGACCATTCCTGTGCAGAATAACTCCAATGCACCAACGTCAAAGGCTcatgtcaatcatgttgctgttGCAGAAGCCCAAGGTGCtacagatgtgattttgggtatgtttcctgttaactcagttcctgcaacagtgctttttgattctggtgctacacattcctttttgtctatgagttttgcgggaaatcacgGGATGGAGATAGAAGATCTTAGatgtcctttgatggttagtaccccagtAATCATGCACTCTCATCACAAcatagcccctctgtcagaatagagatTCAAGGTGTTCCATTTCCGGCCAACCTTAttctgttagaatccaaagaccttgatgtcatcctagggacgGACTGGTTAGACAGATATAAACGTGTGATTGACTATGCCaatagaaaagtaactctcaccagcaatgatggtcaagttgtaactgttcatgcattgcctTCTGAACCTTTAAGGTCAAgtctgaaccaaataactttggaagagattcccataGTACGGGACTACCCGGATGTGTTCCCGGATGACTTACCTGGTATGCCACCTAAGAGAGATATGGAATTCAGAATAGATCTGGTACCAGGGACAACCCCAATCCAAAAgtgaccttatagaatggcagccaatgaattAGCAAAGGTCAAGAgacaagtagatgatttgcttcagaaaggatacattcgaccaagttcatctccatggggagctccagtcatttttgtggagaaaaaagatcatacccagaggatgtgtgtggattatcgtgcactaaatgatgtgaccatcaagaacaagtaccctctgcctagaattgatgatttgtttgatcaacttaaaggtgccaccgttttctccaagattgatcttcgatcagggtatcaccagttgaggattaaagacgaagatatacctaagacgtCTTTtaccactcggtatgggttATTTGAATGTACTGTcatgtctttcggacttactaatgcccctgctttcttcatgaacctgatgaataaggtgtttatggagtACCTGGACAAGTTcatggtggtctttattgatgacattcttatttactcccaaaccaaagaagagcatgaagaacatcttcgccttgcactagagaagctacgagaacatcaactgtatgtcAAGTTTAGCAAATgcgaattttggttgtctgcagtaaagtttcttgggcacgtcatctcagccggaggagttgccgtcgaccctagtaatgtggaatccgtaactaATTGGAAATAACCAAAGACAGTTTTAGAGATTCGTAGTTTCCTGGGTCTTGCAGGCTATTACCGGAGGttcatagagaatttttccaagattgcaaAGCCCATGACACGCCTGCTTCAGAAAGacgtgaagtacaagtggtcagaagaatgtgagcagagttttcaagagctgaagagtcgcttaatatcagcgcCCATTCTGATTTTGCcagatccaaagaagggtttccaagtgtattgcgatgcatctaagcttgggttaggttgtgttctaaTGCAAGATGGGAatgtggttgcctatgcatctcatCAGTTACGTCCCCATGAGAAGAATTATCCTAcccatgatcttgagttagccgcAGTGattcatgcattgaagatttggcgtcactaTCTCTTTGGTACTCGTACGGAGGTGTACACagatcacaagagtttgaagTATATCTTCATCCAGccagatctgaacatgagacagcggagatggttggaattaattaaggattatgacatgggaattcattatcaccctgGAAAGGCTAATGATGTAGCAGATGTTCTCAgtaggaaaggctattgcaatgctacggaaggacgacagttgccgtgggagttatgcaaggaatttgaaaggctgaatttgggaattgtcagtagaggttttgtTGTAgctttagaagcgaagcccactctcaTCGATCAGGTTAGAGAAGCTCAAATCAATGATCTTAATATCCAAGAGattaagaagaatatgagaagaggaaaggcTATCGGTTatttggaagatgagcaaggaactgtatggttgggtgagagaatttGTGTCCCAGACAACAAGGAGTTGAAAGATACAATCTTGAAGGAAGCCCATGacactttatactccattcaccctggtagtaccaagatgtaccaagatctcAAGGAgaaattttggtgggcaagtatgaagcatGAGATAGCAGAGTATGTAGCTGTGTGTGATGTATGTCaacgagtcaaggcagaacatcagaaacccgcaggtttgctacagcctTTAAAGATACCAGAATAGAAGTGGGaggaaattgggatggatttcatcactggtctgcccagaacgtcatctggccatgattctatttgggtgatagtcgacaggtttaccaaagtggctcatttcatccctgTGAAAACAACATATTCTGAAAATCGTTTGGccgaattgtatatggcaaggattgtgtgtttgcatggtgttcctaagaaaatagtaTCCAATCGAggtagtcagtttacttcaaagttctggaagaagcttcaggaagagatgggttctaagctgaattTCAGTACCGCCTATCATCCACAAACAGAGGACAAACGGAAAGGGTAAATCAGatttttggaagacatgttgagagcttgtgttttagacttcggtggaagttgggataagaatttgccttacgcagaattctcgtacaataacagttaccaagctagtcttcaaatggctccttatgaagcactgtatggttggaagtgccgcactccacttttgtgggatcaaacaggagaacgtcaggtttttggGACTGATATtctgagggaagcagaagagaaagtaaagatcattcaagaaagattgcgtatagcccagtctcgtcataagagctATGCTGACAATCGCCGCAGGGATTTAAGTTTTGAGGAAGGAGATCATCTGTACCTTCGTGTCATGCCTCTTCGGGGAGCTCATCGTTTTCGCaccaaagggaaattggcaccGTGTTTTGTGGGACCATATAAGATTATCAGTAGAAGAGGTGAGGTCGcctatcagttggagttacctcaatccttGGCAGGTgttcataatgtgttccatgtgtcacagCTAAAAAAGTGTTTGAGGGTACCCACTGAAGAAGCTAATCCTGAGCAGATAGAAATTCAGGAGGATCtgacttatgttgagaaaccaatccgtatcttggagaCAGATGAGaaaagaaccaggaatcgagttatccgtttctgtaaggtccaatggagtaatcactcagaagaagaagctacctgggaacgagaagatgaattaaagtcagctcatccgcatctttTCGTCatctcttccgaatctcgaggacaagattctgtttaagggggtacgtttgtcacaccctaaaaatcctgaatttataaattgttgtttaaatggaattattagaaataattttaaaagcctagaagaaaagatctaatgttaagaaataaattccaatataaaagtgggccatacaaaattttattaaatacttccaTTGATTCtgtagttcctagatttttctgggatttatttgagccaagaaagtatttttaataaatggaattgcatttcatgaataatttaaaaagaaaaagctttTAAAAGTCCACTcatggctttgggccgaaagtcggcccaactctctttctctctccttcggCCTACTCGcgctcggcccaagccggcccgccaagccaagcccacctctctccctcctctttcccgctgacaggtggggcccacctgtcagggtcgtcttcctcctcccgccgccagccgcgccctagccgcgcgcaagccgccgccgccccttccaaaTCTGGTCGCATCTTTCCCGATCCGATCAAATTggtagaggggaaatgatccccttgatctcctctatcttttctcctATAGAAACTTCATCTAATATTGTTTGGAAATCGtcggattcgagttcgattcggattcGATTTCTCTTCTCCAACCCTAATCCttccatcgccaccgccggacGCAGTGGGCCTAGCCGCCACCCCCTAGCCCCTACAAAAGGACCCCCGAGACCTCCTTTGTTCGCCGCCACCTTTACCTTAGCCCGCCGTCGCTTGTAGTACCGCCTCCGCATCAgtccgtgcgccgccgtcgccgccgcaagtccagtcgtgcgccgccgctgttccagtcgccgtcgttgctccggaaggccgccgtcgggttcgccaagtcgtcgctGTCCCTGTCccgtcctccgtttccgccgaagatcgccggagcaTCACCGTCCTCGTCGACCGGAATGCCTCCGCcacctcgacctcgccgccgtcgccgtcggttgCTGTCCGTCGTCGTCCGAACCCTCGGTGAGTTCATCGCGTCGCCCTCTATCCGTAGGTGTGGTCCATTTGTGCCGCCGCACTGTCATTCACCGGCGAGCACGAGGTGCCGAGCCACCGCCGGTGATAacgtcatcgtcgacgtcagcgccacgtcagccgtAGACCCGCGGTAGAttagatcgatctcggccgttcgttcagTTTAGATTAGATCTCAGCCGTTCGTTCCATGGACCGTTTCTGTgaacccggtccaccgtgaacccgagcccgctgacgcaataaatcatttttccttttcaaaaataattctttattgcgtcataatccaattaaaatctatataaatgatttaatccggtttaatctttaaaaattcataactaatccatcttagctcggatttagttggttcaagtctctaaatttttctaaaattgagatctacatgttaaaaatatccacatgtgctgtttatgattgtttatgtactgttttggtgattttgctcttttatgcttagattccgacgttcccggagagtccgattttgcaggagaagactttgaagaattcaaaggccagcaaggcaagtcacacagatcccaaacaacctttgagcatgttgatcccgttcaAAGCTATGGTTTCTATTCAACtgttgcatttatttttgaatgtcaccgggtgggaACGACCTATTTCCTTTGTTATAACCTTTTGTTATTGATTACCTATACTTTGTCACCTGGTTAATAAttggattagctagaacattatatggttttagctaaagtaattaggatgcttagccatgcttagagacaTTAGCTCATATGAATGGGATAATtaatgattcactattacttaatgatggtttaatggtagctcatgatggttactCGTGATAGGATGATTAATTAAGATGCCAACTAAAAcatggtaatggtgggttgtgagtacatggttttgatggtcgtgctcatgacaattaaggaccgattcacgattttcggttgtgaaacattaaccatgccaaccacaagccagcgtgggcaacggctttaccttttgtatagtgtTGTTCATTGTgtggcaccagactgagaagtggctgagataagcccacgggggtcactggggagtccatgccttgatttataagggggtgattatgatctaggaatggtgcactgctttgaattgtgttatggggagggtattgtcacaatctctattcgggtacttgttaagtatcgcaacgcatggttgacatgatgttgaggttgtgtcttgtgggtacagtggtacacctttggccagagtaaaactattcgaatagccgttcccgcggttatgggcgggtctaacaatgtctttcgtgattagtctcacacctctcaccataataaatgatgttgtaattggtaataacttgtttagctcctggtttggaatggtatattcctggtttggagatagaactgtgcagctgggaatggttgttcagaatggttgggcctatagaacgggtatgttgtatagcgttggattaatattgtttaattaaatactttactatttttctaaattttgaaGTATTTATTGAATgccatttatgcaaatgagactatattatgccatcctatGTTATCccctgcacttgcatatttgctgcgtggcttgttgagtatgtcatggTTTCCGCTGATAGTCGATagtcgataatagccgatgccgataccagccgatagcgatagggtttaagcaatcggctatatatccaatgtagataatgatataaaggcaatcggctgatgataatataatatagcaatataatccagtagaaaccaatcggctaacaatatgaAATAGTAGAACCAatattgatccgaaggttaaagcacacatcggctggaggtccgatgtcataagatccacaagattagtttaaacagtgaaacctttgttgccatcggttaaatccaacttatatgtatatgcaatccctacaagccgatgcaacgtccagataacttatcggctagcaccccgataaaacattagcatgaacctatcggcttaacaagactgatattatcaacaacaatctagtagatcgaacctaaccgatgcagcacgagattgtaaatgataatctaatactcgatgagccgatagatctgtctaatatgatggatataacaaatctatttagaacagcattatgattgtagagatatatcggctaagatagGAGATTAGACTtaaccgagacagtcccaactaaaccgatgcgtctctaaacacaatgcaattagagatagaattgagatatcaggtaggcaaatatatcaaccaaaccagagcgatccaagagatcgaatcgatgcagccttgaacaacaccaacgtagACGACAGATTCACCAGGACTTACCTCTTCGCtggagatcgaaagccgatgcagccctgcGTCAGGTGCCCAAGTTCCGCCAgaagataagtaaaaacctcagggaagagggtggcgatgcgccgagagtattattgatcgatagattgatagattacaatgaccccgggtgtacatatttatacccatagggagaTACTAGTTCTTGTCGGACAAAAAtgaaactaaaaaggaaaagataaagtccttatcggacactaaacacactttcctaaagataaaaggaaactaacaaactatgccTAATTAATCGATAACTGTCATGtcgcatccttcttgaactcgaactcttctagataagcttcctttgattgatccgaCTCCGCCAAGAACACGACATCGTGGTGACttaactcccatcggctgattctagAACTTTGAAGTCGATACTGACTCTAAACCGATGGTaactttgggcttaccaaatttcactgtgaACACTCTGTAATGACTTTATATTCGTCTATTAATTAGAATAATAAttgcactctattatcaatttgttattgtgtgcctcggctgattcctagacgagggtttacacacatgtaagcatttggaattttggatagaaattccgagGGTGACAGATACGAGCTGTATATGTATAatggctaggtgacgtcatctagccattactcacaattttgaactggaaactagacaggaagttccggacctggaagacaggaacttccagactacacttaggaaaatctttttcacaagaccggaactttcagacctggaagacaggaagttccggacttgcacttttggacatatggagtatttgcaaaaatGACTCCTAAGGAAACTTGAcacttggttcacactaagagcacttgacatatctcagagcatcacctggaacccctcttaatagtacggttttttcctaaaaactcgatTGCAATACataaactatcctatgcacttctcGAGTTCCGGTCTGCTTTGATTTTATACTTTTGGGGGGTCAccaagcatccatcttccacaccttggactaatgcacctgaaagtTACTCAATGAACTCAatagtcccttaaccacatttttcattaatcaccaaaacccactaggggaaTTAATGCACTTTCACTACAGCCTTCCAAACCTTACGGAAATCAAGATTCATACCTATCTTTCGAAGCAGTTTAGGGTCGTATGCTCGGATGTGAGCAAACAACCTATCCTTGAGCATATGGTAGGCTTGCATCTCTCGGTCACCcacgagatcgagatcggagtcGCTAAAAAGTCTTGGTGGAATGTCCGCATCCTCCATCAAAACATTGACGGATGAATGTGTACTCAACTCATCTTGGTGACAGCTTGATTGAGAGCTTGATCCCTTCTTGAATAGGCGAGTGATCCGTCTCTTCACAACCACAGACAGAGCAAGTACACAAGGCAAACTCGAGCAGGGGTTAAGCTAATCAAGGATAATTCTACCCACCAGTTAGCCTTGCACTAGAGCAAATTGTATATGCaagaaataaaatcaaaatGCAAGAAACAAACTTGAGACCAACTTTGCAAAGCTTAAGATGATTTTGAGAGcaagaggaagagtgagagggAGTGAAAATGAGTTGAATGTGGGATGAACTCTCCTCCACCGGTCTATTCACTTATATAGTGCATCCATAACAGCCAAAAACTGTgatgtggggcccactagctGTTGCCTCAGAAAAAATGGCAGCCGACCGTTGTGT of the Oryza sativa Japonica Group chromosome 2, ASM3414082v1 genome contains:
- the LOC136355230 gene encoding uncharacterized protein produces the protein MGPQAVSQGGSSSVVCPQRQFYNNNNNRNQAPRPVATPVQHQPVKREQENKPGVCFNCGEPGHYSDKCPKPRRVKTIPVQNNSNAPTSKAHVNHVAVAEAQGATDVILGMFPVNSVPATVLFDSESKDLDVILGTDWLDRYKRVIDYANRKVTLTSNDGQVVTVHALPSEPLRSSLNQITLEEIPIVRDYPDVFPDDLPGYYRRFIENFSKIAKPMTRLLQKDVKYKWSEECEQSFQELKSRLISAPILILPDPKKGFQVYCDASKLGLGCVLMQDGNVVAYASHQLRPHEKNYPTHDLELAAVIHALKIWRHYLFGTRTEVYTDHKSLKYIFIQPDLNMRQRRWLELIKDYDMGIHYHPGKANDVADVLSRKGYCNATEGRQLPWELCKEFERLNLGIVSRGFVVALEAKPTLIDQVREAQINDLNIQEIKKNMRRGKAIGYLEDEQGTVWLGERICVPDNKELKDTILKEAHDTLYSIHPGSTKMYQDLKEKFWWASMKHEIAEYVAVCDVCQRVKAEHQKPAGERQVFGTDILREAEEKVKIIQERLRIAQSRHKSYADNRRRDLSFEEGDHLYLRVMPLRGAHRFRTKGKLAPCFVGPYKIISRRGEVAYQLELPQSLAGVHNVFHVSQLKKCLRVPTEEANPEQIEIQEDLTYVEKPIRILETDEKRTRNRVIRFCKVQWSNHSEEEATWEREDELKSAHPHLFVISSESRGQDSV